In Gossypium arboreum isolate Shixiya-1 chromosome 3, ASM2569848v2, whole genome shotgun sequence, the sequence CAAGCATGTGGTGTTCACTAAGTGATGAATTTGTGCCCAATGCTTTACACTTTGGACATCCACAAAATCAGTAAGTAAATAAATATTCTTCATGCTCATTATGAAAATCATGTCCAGACTGCTATTGCTTCACTTTAAAATTAGGTTCAAGCAGGTTATTATTTAGCTCATCATGAAAGTCAATGTGGTTTTTATAAAGATAAGAATGCTAAAATTTATTGAAACTCGATAAAAGTAATATATTAGGAATTAGATTACATTTTGGTCTttctataaaaaataaataaattagtcattagatcaaaaagtaaattgatcattttgttaaaatttcataTCTTTATATGATTAAAAACCGACATAGCTAACAAAATAACCAGACAATGATACTTAGCGTGCTACGTGTACTTCATATTGACATACATTAACTCATTTTAATAgtggagataaataaatttttaacaaaagagccaatttactttttaatctaaTGTATAAAAACTAATTTATCTAATATAATTCCAGTTGATAATACCATTCACACTCTTAATATTGTGGAAAAGTAAAGCACGTTTCTGATATGTTGCAATTGAGGCGTCATCACTATTCCTTTTTGACGAattaatcaaaaataaaaaataaaaaaaatcttgaTGGTTGGTATTGAAATATGGTCTGATGGAATCCATCAACCGAGCAAATTAAGTCAAGCAGTGGGAGACTTTTGGGAGTGATGTTAACAGTTAATCAACCAAACAAAAAGCTTTGGTTGTGGTTTAAAATTCTGCAGACATCAAGTTACAAAGGGAACATGGAATCTATGGAAAGATTAATTAGTTTGGACCAATATAGGGTCCTCCTCAGTACACATATTTATTAGTCAACCAGAGAAATCTAGCGTCTTCAACTTCACACCTCAATTAAAGAGAAAGCTGTTTAAACAAAAATCAAACACCTAACAGCAGTCACATTGAGAAGAAACTAAAGAATATGTACTATTAATTTGGAATCAATTCTATGCTCATTCCATTCGATAACAATTAACATTATGTGttcaagattttttttttttaaattttcttttgaaattaataaattaaaataaaacatattgcGTGAGTTTAAACAGTAAAACCAAAcgttataacaataaaaatgtaGTTGAATACGAAGGGGATGAAAAATATATAACTACATTAATTAAGCTTAAGTAACTGTAGGTTTTCAGCTCCAaacttttaatgttatttaactTTTTCATAGAAATTTAAGCAAAATCAATGAGTTTCTTTTTATCGGAGATGCCAAGGTGGAGTTGGAAACTTATCTCCCTTTGTTTTTATCTGTCTGGCTATGGTAATTGGGTgtacttttttttttggttcataACAATGTTTTTTTGTCAATTACCTTTTACTCTATTTTATATGGATTTTGATTCTGGCATGGAATGATTATACCATCATTTTCATATCAGAATATGATATAATAGTAAAAACACACACATGAAAATTATATAAACAGAAGGAAGTGCCATATCTTTTACCAAGTTAACCTCTATGAAGGCATTCCCTTTCAAAGCCtatctctctctttctctcactcACACACAGTACTCACGCTTCCTCCCTTTGTTTTCTCTGGTTTCCATGAGGAGGATTCTGCTTTCTCTCCTACTTTTAGCTCACCTTGGGGAGCTCGGCGCTGAAGATAGGCTTCTGAATCCATCAAAACTGGAGATGTTCGTTGATGAGCTTCCAGATATGCCTAAAATCCAAGGTTTTCGTATGCTCAATACTTCCCCCAAACCCAAGTCACTCATGATTGGCATGTTCAAGAAAAAATGGGTAACTATATTCCTTTCTTTTCTATTCCAAATATTCTTGCTAAGCAAATAGGagaatttctttttcaaaatctaCAGCTATTGACAACCTCCAACTTgtattcttatttttcttttaagaaTTATAGCGCAAAACTAGAGAAAAGAGTTAAAATGTTTTAAGTCTCCTCTTCCAGTAGCTAAAAAGAAGCGTGTTCCTCAGTCACCTTACCTTCTTGTCTTCAAAAATTGCTGCAAATTCATGTAATTACATAACCCCCAAATATAGTATAGTTAAAAACTGAGACTGGTTCTTTGCTATCTTCGACACCTTGGCCAGTTGTAAAGTTTGGTGCTTTCCCATCTTAATatatttaccaaaataataataataataatataaagtagACAGCGAAGTGAGTGATAATAATAAGTTATGAGTTGTagtcttattttatttatttgtttgattGATTAGTTTATTTTTTACACTTTTTTATTAACAGAGTAATTAAATTGTGTTGGTAAATTCGAGGGAAAAATGTTTAATCTTTTTGCAAAGCTTGGGTCTTACAACATCATCATAATCGCTCTACTTTGTCTTAATTCGAGATTTCAGAAATTCCACAGGGACTTGCCTCCAACGCCAGTGTTCGCCTATGGTGCTTCAAGCCGCAGGGCAACAGTCCCCGGTCCGACCATCGAGGCACTCCAGGGAATTGACACTTACGTGACATGGAAAAACTTTCTCCCATCAAAGCACATACTGCCATGGGATCCGACAATTCCCACTGCCATACCTGCAACCAAGACGGGAATCCCTACCGTAGTGCACCTCCATGGCGGCATGCATGAACCCGCCAATGATGGAAACGCAAACTCATGGTTCACTGCTGGATTCAAAGAGAACGGTCCTgactggtctaagagaacatatCACTACAACAATAATCAGCAGCCTGGAAGTCTTTGGTACCATGATCATGCCATGGGGTTGACCAGAGTCAACCTATTAGCCGGTCTGATTGGAGCCTATGTTATTCGACACCCTGAGGTTGAGGGCCCACTTGAACTTCCCCACGGCGTAGAGTTCGATCGGCCTTTGATCGTCTTTGATCGTAGCTTTCGTAGGGATGGATCCATATACATGAATTCCACAGGAAACAACCCCTCTATACATCCGCAATGGCAGCCGGAATATTTCGGCGACGTAATCATAGTGAATGGTAAGGCATGGCCGAAGATGACGGTTCGACGTCGTAAATACCGATTACGTATAATCAACGCTAGCAATGCTAGATTCTTCAGATTTTTCTTCACAAATGGCTTGGAGTTCATCCACGTGGCATCTGACTCGACTTACCTCGGGGAACCCGTGGTGACCAATGAAACTCTGCTGGCACCCTCAGAGATTGCTGACGTGGTCGTTGACTTTTCAAAATCAGAGACGGATGAAGCTGTTCTAGCTAACGATGCACCCTACCCTTACCCTTCTGGTGACCCAGTCAATGGATCAAACGGTAAAATCATGAAATTTACAATCAAGAAAAAGAGAGAGTTTGACACGTGGCGAGTACCCGATAAATTGATCCAATATCCTTCCCCGGATTTATCCAGTGCGACGCAAAGACGATACATCGCAATGTACGAATACACAAGCGACATCGGCGAGCCTACGCATCTCTACATCAATGGGAAACCGTACGAGGAGCCGGCAACGGAGACTCCAAAGGCAGGAACGAGTGAGATCTGGAACGTAATTAATTTAACGGAAGATAATCATCCGATGCACATTCATTTGGCACTGTTTACGGTGTTGGATCAAACGGAGCTAGTAAGAGCAGAGGAGTTTAAGGCATGCATGTCGAAAATGAACGACGCCATCAAGTGCCAAATAAGCAAACACGCACGTGGCAAAAAGTTAAGTGTGGCAGCTCATGAGAAAGGGTGGAAGAATGTGTACAAGATGACACCTGGATATGTGACAAGGATATTAGTTAGGTTTTCTTACATACATTCCAACACTTCATACTCATTTGATCCAACTGGAATGCCCGGTTACGTGTATCATTGTCATGTAAGTAACTACATTGCGTTTCCTTTTATGTTTGGtggatatatatttaaatataaaacattGGAAAATGCAGATCTTGGATCACGAAGACAATGCGATGATGAGGCCACTTGTGGTGATGAAGTGAGAAGCAATATTGGAAGGAAGAAGAGCAAGGTATAACAGGAAATGGGCATTGTAAAGTGGTTAATTTTGTTCTGAAAGTAGTGGTACAAGCAGGGGGAAGTTAGACATATATATAGAACCAGAATGTTAAAAGTGTAGAATTGGTTAAAAACAAAATGGATGTATCTTTATGATCTAGAAATGTAAGGTTGCCAAAGTGTGGTCTGTAATGCGGAGTACTTGTTCGCTGGttacttctttttcttctttctttctttctgaaCTGATTTGCTGGAATTAAATAACCAATAAAAGTAACAATGGAATTAAGGTCTGATTTTTGAACGCCAACAACTGCACCTGGACCAACCCTGCTTTAAGTAGTGAGTCTGCCATGCAATACTATCCCATTCTCTGTTTGTGATATATGTAGAACGAGAAGCCATAGCAAAGCTTGATCATTGTCTGGTCTGAATCAACATGCATAAGCAttgtaagacccaaattttgcctGGGACCCAATAAAATCAAACCCGAATTAAACCTAACCTATTATCCAGTTACAAGCCCAAACTCAATTTTGGCCCAAACATAAtcccaacccaaacacaaaaaataaaaataaataaataaataaaaaccttggccacctactccaccacctttgttggccacccaccttggccaccaactccaccacccttggccacctaaaccaccccaaccactccacttgtaaaatttggctataaaagccattcaagactttgTTTTAGGGGGTTTTGGTTTTTGGAGGAGGATTGTTCTTTGTTTTGGAGGAGGTTTTTTGTTTTTTGAggtgttttttgttttttggaaagaaggttgttttgtttcttggaaaggctagttttggagattaatcaaagatcaaagcaaaagaggtttcttttgtctattctcatctttagttctttgtttgtttattgttttcctttcaattttattttgtttttttatacgaaagtaaaaataaaagtaagaagcttacccatattttcattgCCGAAAAAGGTTTTTTTTGAGGTCCGGCCGCCATGTACGGTGGTGCCAATGGCGGCCCGTGGGGGGTCCATGACCGAAGCAAAGCCGGACCAACGGCCGGATTTAGAAAAGAgggagaaagagagttgagagctttgttttattattttattatttttactattatttatattattattattattcctcatgtatatattattatttatattattattatattatatatgccctctccatatttatttatattattactatcattattgttaattttattatttttatttctaactactattattatatatatatgtattattgtttgtatcattattattattatcaccctattgttattactttacttttgtattctaatatattattaatattactcatattttcattatttttgctatcactattactattatatattagtgtatattttatgtatatatatatatatatatatatatttatatatatatatatttatatatatatatatatatttatatatagtattgtttttattactttaatttaatatttttattatatttgctttttgtatttctatatttattattatatagtagtgtgtatttctattatatacatatatatatatttatatatagtattattgtttactttactttaatattattcttattatcattatatccaacccaataataattctttcataaagtaatattccgtatttagtaattcgagacaatcgtgccctaacttattgggtttcgattttctcctttaacttaaataacggaatactcttttaaatcgcgacatgagttttgaaaatgcttattctcggagatacgaggtgttgtgccctaacttctgggtatggcattttgttacctcgaaataagatttttgcaagtaaaggcaatattcggtgtttgggaattcgagaaaacgtgcctaacttactgggtttcgattttcctcgctCACCTTAACTAACTAAATAACCttttaaaatacacaaatttttatataaaaggcaagctcgtttcgaaaattcaagatgtcgtgtcctaacttacggatgtgacattttatattgtgagacgagaaggtccttaacatttgagcattttctttacaaagagggatcgattttaaattctttcaagttttcaaattttcgacactaagacactaattaatcaactaggtaccaattttgggcgatcgagggtgctaatccttcctcgtatgtgaaTCGACTCTCGAACTCATTTTCGATTTTCGAgacaaaaattatcgttttagtaaatcttaacttttattaaaatgattaacttaaggtgatccaatcacacctaaaaagattggtggcgactcctgttttaatttttttttctccaagtcgatacccgtttttttcaaaaaaatggttacgacagcttggcgactccactagggagttttataagagagtcaagccacaagttgattaactgttgtcttttttcgaaaattgagaatttggttttgatatacgatCACTTTATTGCGTTTCACCCGTTTTTCGtactgttttcatcattttattcctattttctttaattgtttcaagtttttatgcatatatcttctcgcattgcattgcatgaccgttgtggtcacacccttaagtgggagtgagaaactacgccttcgtgaggttttcacctccgtgcaggatagtggatcactttcggaatacatccgtacctatggtttcgtgagattttcatctccgtgtagccatagggaaatgtattctcctgaattgaactcgattcaaatgagcctataatgggtgaggatcgaggaatctgttggttcaggtatccttactctagaaccaaaccacatatagagagacctaggagcccaccctaggtagagccactccgaaccactagtggtcacccgaattgctttatttgttatttatttatcctgcactaacgtgttttatttttgttttgtttataattgcattacattacatcatcctaggaaggaggtgttgattcatatttgattgctaaatagaacagtttgtcataagaaaacgaattttttgataaagtggattataatacggttgtctaaaTACGATCCAAGTGAACACATGAAAGAAGACTGATAGCTCGTGAAGAAATACAAGACTTCGCTTCATTGCCTGAAGACAGAAACTgacaaagattattcgagagccgtCACATCTTGACCTTCTTAAAGGAGTTGACAAGTATCACAGTAATAAGTAAGCAACGAGTCGCAGACTGGATCGAGCAAAAAAGGAGTTAATATAGACATCTCTTGGAGAATTCGTCAGACTCGACCACAAGATCCGGATATGAAGAGGAAGATAGGTGTCTTCACTTGGAATACAAGAGAAAAGCCGTATATgtagtccgttttatgtaaaagaatttgttttctagaaaagttgttctaatgaaattaaatttag encodes:
- the LOC108474778 gene encoding multicopper oxidase LPR1-like, with amino-acid sequence MKAFPFKAYLSLSLTHTQYSRFLPLFSLVSMRRILLSLLLLAHLGELGAEDRLLNPSKLEMFVDELPDMPKIQGFRMLNTSPKPKSLMIGMFKKKWKFHRDLPPTPVFAYGASSRRATVPGPTIEALQGIDTYVTWKNFLPSKHILPWDPTIPTAIPATKTGIPTVVHLHGGMHEPANDGNANSWFTAGFKENGPDWSKRTYHYNNNQQPGSLWYHDHAMGLTRVNLLAGLIGAYVIRHPEVEGPLELPHGVEFDRPLIVFDRSFRRDGSIYMNSTGNNPSIHPQWQPEYFGDVIIVNGKAWPKMTVRRRKYRLRIINASNARFFRFFFTNGLEFIHVASDSTYLGEPVVTNETLLAPSEIADVVVDFSKSETDEAVLANDAPYPYPSGDPVNGSNGKIMKFTIKKKREFDTWRVPDKLIQYPSPDLSSATQRRYIAMYEYTSDIGEPTHLYINGKPYEEPATETPKAGTSEIWNVINLTEDNHPMHIHLALFTVLDQTELVRAEEFKACMSKMNDAIKCQISKHARGKKLSVAAHEKGWKNVYKMTPGYVTRILVRFSYIHSNTSYSFDPTGMPGYVYHCHILDHEDNAMMRPLVVMK